GTTGCAGCACGCCTTGCAGACCTTGGTCGCGATAACCTGCGTGTTCATCGTCGGCTGATCTCCGTCATCTTGCCGCAGTGCCAGCACTTGGTGCGGCTGCGTTCGCGAAGCCGCTGCATTTCGTCGATATAGCGCTCGCGCGCGCGGGACCACTGCGTTTCCTCGCTCGCCATGATCCGCAGGACAAACATCGGATCGAGCCGAGTATGGCAGCGCCCGCATTCCACCTCGGTCTCGCCCTCGCGCAGATAGTAGGTCACCGGGACGAAGCCGCGCCCTTCGACGTAGTAGGACCGATGATCGCAGCCGTCGCGGTCGCCCCAGCGGTCGACCACCTTGAGGAACGACGGCTCGCCAGCGGGCGGGTCCTTGAATCTGACCGGGAGGCGCGAAATCTTATCGTCGCCCATCTCACGCTCCTTTGCGGCCAAACTTGCGCTTCGGCCAGCGGCTGGGCGGTCGGGGCTCGCCCCGATCCTTGGCCAGGAGCCGCGCCCGGAATTCCTCCCCGGCCTTCTCGATCCGGCGCGTCTTTGCCATCTGCGGGATATCCCGCTCGCGCGTCTTGACGTTGTGCTCCTCGATTAGCATCGGCGTCAAATTCCAGAACTCATCCGAGCCGCCTTGCGCGTGATAGAGCCCATGATCGAACCGGAAGAGCGAGAGCACCTGGTCCTCGGTCATCTTCACCGCATCCTCGTGCGGGATGATCTTCACCAGCTTGCCGGTGCCGTCGTCAGTCAGCATCTCGCAAAGCGTCGCCGCGAGCTTCGTCTTGAACGAGATGTGGCCGCGCCGCCGCATCAATCCTCTTCGACAGGCTCGTTCGTCCAGGAATCCGGGTCGGTCAGCACGTCGGGCCGATAGCGTCCGAGCTTCTCCTTCCGGCACTTATCGCAGACCCGGCACAGCGGAATGCCGCGCGCATCGCGCTCCCCACGACTGCTTGCCGGACCGGGAGGGGCAAAGATTATCGGCCATACTTGCGCTCCTCATCTCGTCTTCAGCGGCGTGGGCGTTTCGTAAATCGTCACCAGCTCGACGACGGCGAACTGCTCCCGGTACAGGCAGTCTGCCGCCAGCGCGTCAGCCAGCTGCATGGCCTGGTCGGCCCGGTGCAGCTCGGCGACGATCTCGCCCTTGGTCAGGTTGATGACGCGGAAGGTCATTGCAGCCGCTCTTTCACCTGATCGGCGATCATCTGCCGCGTATACGCCGCCCAATGGTCGAACTCGTCCACGGCGTCGAGCGGATTGATGAAAGGGACCGTCGTGAACACGGAGACGGCCATGCAGCCGATGATATTGTACGCAACCCCTGGGGTCACGCCGTTGATGAGGGTGAGCAGCACGTTGGCGGCATCGCGACCGATATCCGCGTCCCGCTCAGCCATCTCCTCGTCCTGCTGTGCGCTCATGACGCTGCTGGTCCCATGATCTCGCGGAAGTGCTCACGACAAACGTAGCTCGTCAGCGGATGCCTGATCGGCTGCGGGTCGTCGGCGAAGACCACTTCCTCGACCGTGTGCGCGGCGGGCTTGCCGCAGAAGCAGCGCTCGCCATCGCGGCTCCCAGGATGCGCCGCTGATCGCTCAACCAGGCCAAGCAGCCAGACCACCAGATTGGCGCGGTCAGGCAGCATCAACTCATTGCCGGGGTTCGCCTCGCGCCAGCGGCGCACCGCCCGCATGTCGGCCTCCCACTGCAGATCGAAAATGTCCTGCAGCTCGGTTGCTTCTTCTTTGGCTGCGGCCAGCTCGGCCCGAACGGTCTCGAATTCGTTCACTTCAGCACCTTCTGGATTTCGGACAGCGACTTCTCGATCTTGTCGGCCAAGGCGAACAGGCGCTGCGCTTGGTCGAGGTGCGGCCGCAATGCCTTGATGTCAGTGAGCACCTTGTGCGCTTCAATGACCTGCTGGCGAATTTCCTCGTTGCCGACTTCGTCGCCGAAATTCTCCTCCCGGAGTAGCTTCACCCAGGCGCGCGGCACGCCGAGATCGGTCGCCACCTTTTCGTCGGTCCAGCCGCGCCCGTAGCCGACCTTGCCGTCGATATAGACATCGTTCAGCTTCTCAAAAATGATGCGCCGGTCTTCGCGCGTCATCACCCTGGCGTTCTCCTGCACCACCTGCAGCGGCTGCTCGGTTTTGTTCACCACGGGCTTCTCCTCAGATTTCCGGATTGCTGCAAACTTCGCTGCGTTGAAGCATTTGGGGCAGCGGTGGGTCGTGGCGGTCTTGCCGATGCGCCAACCCTTCTGCTCCAGTTTGCGCGCGATGAACTGCCACTCGATGTTGCTGTCCATGCCGCGCCCATTCGCCATCACGTTCACCGGGAGCGGAACGGCGGCCTCGCAATTCGGGGCTCCGCATCGGGCAATGATGCCCCGCACCAGTCTGCCGTCATCGCCGTAAGGCACTCGCGTATGCTCGAACACAGTCGAAACGACGTTACTCATCCTTCGCCCTCACTTCCGAAAGGAGCCGGTCGATCACCGCGCCGATGATCGAGGACGGCTGGCCCTGGCCGTCGCGGGTGATGGCGCTCGCCATATTCTCGATCTGCGCGCCGTATTGCAGCGCGAGCGACAGCAGGACTGCACCATCCCGCGCGATAGCCTCGACGGCTTCGCCCAGACTTGCCACCCGAGATGAAGACCTCACCGAGCGCGCCGTCCTCGTAGAAGCCGAGCGTGACGGCATAGCCTCGATTGAGGCCGCCGAAGCTGATGTCGAAGGTCTCGGCGCAGCGGCAAGGTCCTGCGGTCGGTCATCGCATGTGTTCCCGGTGCTGCTCGTCAGTGTCCAGATCGACGATATCGACCCAGCCGATGTCGGCGCGCTGGCGGAAAGCCGACAGCTCAACCATCAGGCTGGCGTTCGTGGCGTGCACCGTCGTGATCGCGCACATGCCGCGTCGCTTCCCGTTATCGGGGTCCTCGACGCCGTAGAACGCAGATACACGCCACCGCCAGGCCATCACGCCGCCTCGGCGATCTTCGGCTTGCGCACTCGCCGCTCGCTCTCAAGCGCACCGGAAACCTGGCGGATGCAGGAGATCAGGTCGTTAGCCTGCGCCTTGGTGCTGATCGCCGCAGTGATGTGCAATTCGAGCGCGTCGTTCTCGGTCTTCAACTGGATGTCGGCCCCCTTGGGAATACGCATAGTCTTCTCTCCTTGTTTGCCAGCACGCTGGCGTTGCTTAAGTCGCTTTGTGAAGGATGATGTGCATGACCTCGGTCAGCCGCGCCTGGTCGGCGATGCCGATCAGGCCGAGGCTGTCTGCGAACTGCTTGTCGTTCTTCAGCTCCATGAGGAACGCGGTGATGGCGACGCGGACCGCCATGCTCTGGCCTTCGGTCAGCGGGTGCCCGTCGATAGTGATCGTCGCTTCCATCACCGCCGCCCCGTCTCGGTGAACATCTCGGCCTGCGGCGCTTCGGCGGCGGCCAGAGCCGATAGTCCTCGCGAATCGCCACCATCAGGTCGATCTCGCGCTTCGCCTGGGCCTCGGTCATGAAGCCGTCAGCGACGCGCCGCCGATAGACGTGCTTGCGGTAGCCGATCTCGCGCAGCACGCAGCGCAGCTTGTCGGTGGTTGTGGTCATCAGGTCCCCTCCAGCTCGCGCGCTCTGAGCCAGGCCTGCGCGCTCTCGACGGAGATCAGCACCCGCCGACCGGCGCGAAATTCCTTCGGACAGAGCTGGCCCCGGTTGTTTGGACAGCGCCCCGCGAAAATTAAGTGGATTCCTGCCGGGTTATGCTGAAGGCGGGGCTTTACGATTTTGCTGTGGCGTCGGGAGGGCGTAAGCCCGACCAGAGCCGCAGCAAAATCGTTGGCGACGATCATGCGGCCGTCACCATCGTTTGCGCGCCGAAGTAAGCCTCGTCGGGCGTGCGTTCGTCAAGGCTCGAGTGAGGACGTCCTCGGTTGTAGAACGCCAGATATTTGGAAATCGATGCTCGCGCCTCGAGCACGCTGTCGTAAGCACGCAGATAGACTTCCTCGTATTTGACAGTGCGCCACAGCCGCTCGACGAACACGTTGTCGCGCCAGGCACCCTTGCCGTCCATGCTGATGGCGATGTTCGCGTCCAGCAGCACGCCGGTGAAGTCGAGGCTGGTGAACTGGCTACCCTGATCCGTGTTGAAGATCTCGGGCCTGCCGTGCTTCGCCAACGCCTCCTGGAGCGCTTCGACGCAGAATATCGTCTCCATCGTGATCGATACGCGATGGACCAACACCCGTCGGCTGAACACATCGACGACCGCCGCGAGGTAGACGAATCCACGTCGCATCGGAATGTAGCTGATGTCCATTGCCCAGACCTGGTTCGGCCGCTCGATCTTCAATCCGCGCAATAGGTACGGGTAGATCTTGTGGCCCGGTGCGGGCTTGCTCGTGTTCGGACGGCGATAGATCGCCTCGATCCCCATGCGCTTCATCAGCGTCGCGACGTGGCGGCGGCCAATCTGCATGCCCTCACGCTGCAACAGCGATCGCAGCATGCGCGCCCCTGCGAAGGGATAATCGAGGTGCAGCTCATCGAGCCGGCGCATCAAGACAAGGTCCTCGGCCGAAACCGGCCGAGGTTCATAGTAAACCGTACTGCGGGCAAGGTTCAGGACCTTCGCCTGGCGCACGACAGACAGATCATGGTCGCGGTCGATCATCGCTTTGCGCTCAGCAGGCCCGCCTTGGTGAGCGCGCCGGACAAAAAATCGTTCTCCAACGCAAGCTCGCCGATCTTGGCATGTAACGCCTTCAAATCGACCGGCGCCTCGGCCGGTCCGTTGTCCTGCCCAAACACTCCGGCGGCGCCTTCCAGGAGTTGGGTCTTCCAGGTCGTGATCTGGTTCGGATGGACATCAAACAATTGCGCCAGCTCGGCCAACGTCTTCTCCCCCTTCACGGCCGCCAAAGCCACCTTTGCCTTGAATGCCGGAGAATGCGTCCGGCGACTCCTCTTCGTCATCTTCGCTCCTGATTCGCGGCAAGAAGCCTCGCCGCTCTCAGGCAGAAAATCCACTCAAGCTACTGTCCGAATTTGCGGAGCCAGCTCTGACCCTTGCCCTCGTCGCGCAGGTTGAAGTAGTGCCGCTCCGAGATGCGGAAGGCGCGGCAGAACTCGGAGACCGTGTAGGCAAGCTGAGTCATCGGGGCCTCCGACTTCTTGCGTGCTTTGGTTTTCGCTTTCGCGGCGGACATCATCAGTTCGCCCCCTTCCGACGATGCAGGTAAGCGTTGATCTCTTTGATCTCGTCTGCGACGCACCGGTCGAAAAGCCCATGCATCTGGTGCTGATGCGAGGGCGCGAAGCAGGCGACGTATTCGGCGACCAGATAGGCCAGCGCAGCGCCCTCGCTGTCGCAATCCATGTCGGCGCTGGCCAGGTGGAATGTCTCAATCAGCTTCGTAACGTTGTCAGCGATCTTGTCTTCATCAACCGGCACGGCGGCACCTCCAGGACAATCGACGACCGCTGTGGAAATAGCGGCGTCCGCGCTTGCCGCAGACCGGATCGCGGGCGACAGGGCGATTGGTGCGGAGGGATGGGCTCGAGCCACCGACGTGCGGATTTTCGATCCGCCGCTCTGCCGACTGAGCTACCCCGGCGCGCGGCTCGTCCTGGTCGAAGCGCCCGATGCGACGCGTCCATATCGCATCGAAGTCATCGTCGTCGGCCAGGACCGGCGATGCCAGTGCGGCCGCGAGGCATTGCAGGACGGCGCGGCGCGCGATCATGCCCGAGCCCTCCGCTTGCGCTTGTTCTGGGGCGCAGGTCGTTGGCTCATATCCTCACCGCGCGACGGCGTTGTGCGAGACGCCGCCTCCGTAGCCCCACCGGACCCAAGGGTGTGACGATCCAGCAACTTGCGAACGCGATAGGCCTCGGCGAAGTGATCGCCCGCATGGCAATGCGAGGTCTCGCTGCGGCAGAGATCGCCGCAGCAGATGGCCTGTGCAATTTCGAGGTCGCTGGGTCGGGTCATGATCAATGCTCGGTCTTGTCTGCCTCGGCGTGGCCGTTGCCGCTCGCCTGGGCCAGGAACATCGGCATCTCGCCCGTCTCGGTGGTGAGCTGGGCGGCTGCGATGTCGCGCTCGTTGTCGTGGAATTTGCGAAGCCCGAGCATCAGGCTGCCGCCGATCTGATCGAGCAGGCTCTTGATAACCTCGGCGCGGCGCATCAGGTTGTCGCGCTCGGCGTTCACCTTGGCGACCTGGCGGCGCAGGCTCTCGTTCTCGAACTCGATCAGCGCCTTGTTGCGGTTGAGCACCTCGTTCTCGGTGCGCAGCGACTGCAGGTCGGTCTCAAGCGAGGAACTTTCGTTCGCGAGGTTCATGGTCTCTCCTTTGTTGTGGCTACATCAACGACCAGAGCAGCTCCGCCACGTAGATCAGCACGATCCAGACGGCGAAGTTTGCGAGCAGCATCAAGAGGCGAAGATGGTTTGCACTCATTCCGCGAGCTTCCTTCGGATTTGAGATCGGATCGCGGTGTGAAACCATCTGCCGATGGCCGTGCCGCGATGGAGGATCACGAGGGATCGTTTCCCCTCTGGGCCGGTGAAGTGGACGCGCGTGTGCTTGGCACCTTGGGAGACGCGGACATTCGAACCGCCTTCCTCGTGAACGGCGGCGACCACATCGCGCACCAGCTTCCGCATCATCCGACCTCCTCAGCGAGGACGCGGCGGATGAAGGCTTCGTACCGCTCGCAGGCGCGGATGACCGCGCTGTGGTCGATGTTGAAGCTGCGCGCGATCTGGTGATAGCTCGCGCCGGTCGCGACCTTGGCGAAGGCCATGATCTTCTGGCGCGAGGCGAGGATGTCCCGATTGGGTCTTGTCCGCAGATCGTTGAGCGTGACGCCGAACACCTGTGCGCCGACCGAGCACGCGATGGTGCAATGGTTGAGGTAAGGGCGCGCTGCGCTGATCGCGTTGAACTCGTCGAGCATTTTGCGATAGCGAGCCGCATCAGTCGCCACGAGCGGCACTGCAAGCGAGCTACCCTGCACATGCGGCCAGCCGAGCTGCATGAGCGCATTGTCGTCCACGATAAAGCGGAACATCACCCGTCACTCCGGTTTACGCATCACTCAAAGGACGATCACCCGCACCGTCAGTCACATGCGCAGTCGAAGGTGCTTCGCCTTCGGATTTCGGCTTGGGCTTCGGCGCGTGCGCTGCGGCATGCGCGTCGATGGCGGCGATGGCCGCCTGGCCGATCGGGGGAGCGGTGCCGCTCAAGCGCTGCGCCAGGCGCGGCGAAACGTCCTTGGCGGTGTCGGAAGCGACGGTGAAGCCCGCATCCTCCATCTCGTCGCGGCCATACATGCCAGCGATGATGTCGGGGCAATACATGCGCGCCCAGTCGCGGCTCATGTTGTAGAACAGCTGCAGATCGGGCTTCTTGTCCCAGAGGGGCGAGCCCTTCACCTTGCCCTTGTCGTTGTGGCCAGGATGCAGCTTGCCGAGCGTGAACTGGTCGGGATCGGCGTCGAGCGGCGGGAAATGGCGCGGCTCCTTCTCGCCCTTGAAGGTTGCCCAGACCCGGCAGCGACGCTTGTTGCCTTCGCCTTCATAGCCAACCTGCAAGCGGGTCAGCAGCGGGGCACGCTGCTCGATGATCGCGTGGAAGAACTGGGACTCGTAGGCAACCCGCTCGACCTTCTGGCCGTTGACGTACTGCTCGACGGTATACGTCCAGCTCGCGAGCGACAGCGGCGAGATGTCCAGCTCCTGCGCCTTCATGCAGATGCCGAACATGCCGCCGACGTTGCCCTGCAGCCACGGCGGGATCATCGGGCCTGCGGCCGACAGCAGCTTGGCAGCATCGACCATGTCGCGCAGGTTCGCGTAATCGACGCCGCCGCCCTTGAACAACGTGACGCCTTCCGTGCGTTCGCTGACCACCTTTTCGGCATCGCCGCGTGCAAGATCACCTCGCGTAACGCGAGGCTGCGTTGCTTCCGGTGCATCCGAGAGTTTAGTGTCCGCCATCATTGCATTGCCTCACTGCGATTGCGTTTCCATTTGAAGGAACGCTTGTTTTGCTGCTCAGATCGCGTGGCCCAGCGGACGTTATTAGGTTCGTAGTCGCCGTCGTTATCGGGCCAGCGGTCGAGAGAATGATCAGGTGAAGGGCGCGGTCCTACGTCGGCAAGGAAAGCGGGGAATGACTTCGTCCAACGATCACAGACCTTGATGCCGCGCCCGCCGTAATCATCCCAGTTAGGTGCATCCTGGTTGGTGCATCGATACTTCATCCCGGACCAAGCCCGATATTCAGGTGTCATTTGGTCGCCGATGCATGCACCGTGATCGACGTTTTTGCTCAGGGTATTCGTCTCGACCCTGCGACACCCGCACGATTTGGAGTGGCCGTTCTTGAGGTTGCCAGCCCGCACGTCGATGCGAGCGCCACACTCGCAATCGCAAATATAGATCGTCGGCGTTCGCGCACTCGCTT
This region of Bradyrhizobium sp. CCGUVB1N3 genomic DNA includes:
- a CDS encoding IS3 family transposase (programmed frameshift), which gives rise to MTKRSRRTHSPAFKAKVALAAVKGEKTLAELAQLFDVHPNQITTWKTQLLEGAAGVFGQDNGPAEAPVDLKALHAKIGELALENGFFVRRAHQGGPAERKAMIDRDHDLSVVRQAKVLNLARSTVYYEPRPVSAEDLVLMRRLDELHLDYPFAGARMLRSLLQREGMQIGRRHVATLMKRMGIEAIYRRPNTSKPAPGHKIYPYLLRGLKIERPNQVWAMDISYIPMRRGFVYLAAVVDVFSRRVLVHRVSITMETIFCVEALQEALAKHGRPEIFNTDQGSQFTSLDFTGVLLDANIAISMDGKGAWRDNVFVERLWRTVKYEEVYLRAYDSVLEARASISKYLAFYNRGRPHSSLDERTPDEAYFGAQTMVTAA
- a CDS encoding helix-turn-helix domain-containing protein; its protein translation is MFRFIVDDNALMQLGWPHVQGSSLAVPLVATDAARYRKMLDEFNAISAARPYLNHCTIACSVGAQVFGVTLNDLRTRPNRDILASRQKIMAFAKVATGASYHQIARSFNIDHSAVIRACERYEAFIRRVLAEEVG
- a CDS encoding recombinase RecT, with protein sequence MADTKLSDAPEATQPRVTRGDLARGDAEKVVSERTEGVTLFKGGGVDYANLRDMVDAAKLLSAAGPMIPPWLQGNVGGMFGICMKAQELDISPLSLASWTYTVEQYVNGQKVERVAYESQFFHAIIEQRAPLLTRLQVGYEGEGNKRRCRVWATFKGEKEPRHFPPLDADPDQFTLGKLHPGHNDKGKVKGSPLWDKKPDLQLFYNMSRDWARMYCPDIIAGMYGRDEMEDAGFTVASDTAKDVSPRLAQRLSGTAPPIGQAAIAAIDAHAAAHAPKPKPKSEGEAPSTAHVTDGAGDRPLSDA